From Streptomyces sp. TLI_105, the proteins below share one genomic window:
- a CDS encoding STAS domain-containing protein produces the protein MSEREPNLNVDVTIRDTGTAVLSLGGELDMETAQLLDDHLAEQLRQGRARLVLDLSALGFMDSSGLNVLIRAVHKARALGGDLYLAAPTSPVRRILEITGVTTTIPPHAGVAEALAAAGGAR, from the coding sequence ATGTCCGAGCGAGAACCGAACCTGAACGTCGACGTCACGATCCGCGACACCGGGACAGCGGTGCTGTCCCTGGGGGGCGAGCTCGACATGGAGACCGCCCAGCTGCTCGACGACCACCTGGCGGAACAGCTCCGGCAGGGGCGGGCCCGTCTCGTCCTCGATCTGTCCGCGCTGGGTTTCATGGACTCGTCCGGTCTGAACGTCCTGATCAGGGCGGTTCACAAGGCACGCGCCCTCGGGGGAGACCTGTACCTCGCCGCGCCGACGTCGCCGGTGCGACGCATCCTGGAGATCACCGGAGTGACGACCACGATCCCGCCGCACGCCGGCGTGGCCGAGGCGCTGGCCGCTGCCGGCGGCGCGAGATAG
- a CDS encoding PP2C family protein-serine/threonine phosphatase codes for MYEIADVEQALRRAAPHQLVSVVEDALRKHCGARRVELRLADYGLRTLQPVERMPGAAPSVPIHDSPQGRAFGAQEPYITRGSDEVLVHLPVTVRGDRLGVLTVGLPPGADVGAVLPGLGQVCEGLGHEILVAERDTDLYVLARRATRLTLAAEMQWQLLPGRSCTRPEFALGAHLEPAYAIFGDNYDWSVSAGRLTLTVTNGMGEGIEAALLTNLAINALRNARRAGLGLADQAALADQAVYAQYRGSAFVSVLLLCFDLATGEVEAVDAGSPRLWRLRGPSVESVSFEAQLPLGMFEDSLYVPERFTVRPGDRLLFGSDGVYDAVSPDGESYGERALARALSGTRLLPPTHVPQAVLRELAAYHGDTPLEDDALVVCLDWYGTPSTVAV; via the coding sequence GTGTACGAGATCGCCGACGTGGAGCAGGCGCTCCGCAGGGCAGCTCCGCACCAGCTGGTGAGCGTCGTCGAGGACGCCCTGCGGAAGCACTGCGGTGCCCGGCGGGTGGAGCTCCGTCTGGCCGACTACGGACTGAGGACCCTCCAGCCCGTCGAGCGCATGCCCGGGGCGGCGCCGTCGGTCCCGATCCACGACAGTCCGCAGGGGCGCGCCTTCGGTGCCCAGGAGCCGTACATCACCCGCGGGTCCGACGAGGTCCTGGTCCACCTTCCCGTCACCGTGCGGGGAGACCGGCTGGGCGTCCTCACCGTCGGGTTGCCGCCGGGGGCCGACGTCGGGGCCGTGCTGCCCGGACTCGGCCAGGTCTGCGAGGGGCTCGGGCACGAGATCCTGGTGGCCGAGCGGGACACGGACCTGTACGTGCTGGCGCGGCGGGCGACGCGGCTCACCCTCGCGGCCGAGATGCAGTGGCAGCTCCTTCCCGGCCGCTCGTGCACCCGTCCCGAGTTCGCCCTCGGCGCCCATCTGGAGCCCGCCTACGCGATCTTCGGGGACAACTACGACTGGTCGGTCTCGGCCGGCCGGCTGACCCTGACCGTCACCAACGGCATGGGGGAGGGCATCGAGGCGGCCCTGCTGACGAACCTGGCGATCAACGCGCTCCGCAACGCCCGCCGGGCGGGTCTGGGCCTCGCGGACCAGGCCGCCCTGGCCGACCAGGCCGTGTACGCGCAGTACCGGGGCAGTGCCTTCGTGTCGGTGCTCCTCCTGTGCTTCGACCTCGCCACGGGCGAGGTGGAGGCCGTGGACGCGGGTTCGCCCCGTCTGTGGCGGCTGCGGGGGCCTTCCGTCGAGTCCGTCTCCTTCGAGGCGCAGTTGCCCCTCGGCATGTTCGAGGACTCCCTCTACGTACCCGAGCGGTTCACCGTGCGCCCGGGCGACCGCCTGCTCTTCGGCAGCGACGGGGTGTACGACGCCGTCTCGCCCGATGGGGAGAGCTACGGAGAACGGGCGCTGGCCCGCGCGCTCAGCGGGACGCGGCTGCTTCCGCCGACGCACGTGCCGCAGGCGGTGCTGCGTGAGCTCGCCGCGTACCACGGCGACACCCCGCTGGAGGACGACGCCCTCGTGGTCTGTCTCGACTGGTACGGGACCCCGTCAACAGTTGCCGTGTGA
- a CDS encoding MarR family winged helix-turn-helix transcriptional regulator: MNTNPAPSQRERQQTTQAARELIELLEVLWERGRDMVSPTPVSASQLRVLYSLDREEGISLRTLGDLLGSAPPSVSRMCDRLEALGFVQRLPSSVSRRQLELHLTVHGKAYLRDLRAQREEALLAVVASMSPTSRKALLRGLTGFQEALGEGAPAGSSRPDTPLKDVSSA; the protein is encoded by the coding sequence ATGAACACCAACCCCGCCCCGTCCCAGCGGGAGCGGCAGCAGACGACTCAGGCCGCCCGGGAGCTCATCGAGCTCCTGGAGGTGCTGTGGGAGCGCGGTCGGGACATGGTGTCGCCGACGCCGGTGTCGGCGAGTCAGCTGCGCGTGCTGTACAGCCTGGACCGCGAGGAGGGGATCAGCCTCCGCACGCTGGGCGACCTGCTCGGGTCCGCGCCGCCTTCGGTGAGCCGCATGTGCGACCGGTTGGAGGCGCTGGGTTTCGTCCAGCGGCTGCCCAGTTCCGTGAGCCGGAGGCAGCTGGAGCTGCACCTGACCGTCCACGGCAAGGCGTACCTGCGGGACCTGCGGGCCCAGCGCGAGGAGGCGCTGCTCGCGGTCGTCGCCTCCATGTCGCCGACGAGCCGCAAGGCGCTGCTGCGAGGACTCACCGGGTTCCAGGAGGCACTGGGAGAGGGCGCGCCGGCGGGCTCGTCACGCCCTGACACGCCGCTGAAGGACGTCAGTTCGGCCTGA
- a CDS encoding PP2C family protein-serine/threonine phosphatase — translation MTVESALRGAAPHLLLDSLRTSLAQQYAASCADLLLIDYGFTSLRPVRPVQTPAGVRHVPVDTGPVGRVFRTQQPYLFRDDGPTATVCLPVTVRGDRLGVLVVLLPPDRATPGTVESLGRVAETLGHALRVADRHTDLYRSTRRTRALTVAGEMQWDTLPGRSCTGPAFDLHTYWEPAYTSGGHLLDWSVTEDELLLVVADGAGPGTPAALVSTLALNAIRNARRAGLDLVGQASLTDQALYGQYRGKSPLAALLLRLDLTTGGIEVVDAGSPTLWRTRGTTTERIELDRQLPLGMFEDTVYATQRLRLLPGDRLVFVACDPGGPPPGGQNEALDGPVARALARAGHLSCADAPSAVVRALRETPRDVPDAVLVVCLDWHGPEAGRSGTATDGDGGPLPPSSP, via the coding sequence GTGACAGTGGAAAGCGCACTGCGCGGGGCGGCACCACACCTCCTCCTGGACTCCCTCCGTACCAGTCTCGCGCAGCAGTACGCCGCGTCCTGTGCCGACCTGCTGCTCATCGACTACGGGTTCACGTCGCTGCGCCCCGTGCGGCCCGTGCAGACGCCCGCCGGGGTGCGGCACGTGCCCGTGGACACGGGGCCCGTCGGTCGCGTCTTCCGCACGCAGCAACCATATCTTTTCCGTGATGACGGGCCCACGGCGACCGTTTGCCTTCCCGTCACGGTCCGCGGCGACCGGCTCGGCGTCCTCGTGGTCCTGCTGCCCCCGGACCGCGCCACCCCGGGGACCGTCGAGAGCCTCGGCCGCGTCGCCGAGACCCTCGGACACGCCCTGCGCGTCGCCGACCGCCACACCGACCTGTACCGCAGCACCCGCAGGACGCGCGCCCTCACCGTCGCCGGGGAGATGCAGTGGGACACCCTGCCGGGCCGGTCCTGCACCGGTCCGGCGTTCGACCTGCACACCTACTGGGAGCCCGCCTACACCTCGGGAGGGCACCTCCTGGACTGGAGCGTGACCGAGGACGAGCTGCTCCTGGTCGTCGCCGACGGCGCCGGCCCCGGCACCCCGGCAGCCCTGGTGAGCACCCTCGCCCTGAACGCGATCCGCAACGCCCGGCGGGCCGGGCTCGACCTGGTGGGGCAGGCCAGCCTCACCGACCAGGCGCTCTACGGTCAGTACCGGGGGAAGAGCCCGCTCGCCGCCCTCCTGCTGCGCCTCGACCTGACCACCGGCGGGATCGAGGTCGTCGACGCCGGGTCGCCGACGCTCTGGCGGACGCGCGGAACCACGACCGAGCGCATCGAACTGGACCGCCAACTGCCCCTCGGCATGTTCGAGGACACCGTCTACGCCACGCAGCGCCTGCGCCTCCTGCCCGGCGACCGGCTCGTCTTCGTCGCCTGCGACCCGGGCGGGCCCCCGCCCGGCGGGCAGAACGAGGCGCTGGACGGTCCCGTCGCCCGCGCCCTGGCGCGGGCCGGCCACCTGAGCTGCGCGGACGCCCCCAGCGCCGTCGTCCGGGCGCTGCGGGAGACGCCCCGCGACGTACCGGACGCCGTCCTCGTGGTCTGCCTCGACTGGCACGGACCCGAGGCCGGACGATCAGGTACGGCGACGGACGGGGACGGCGGTCCGCTCCCGCCTTCCTCCCCCTGA
- a CDS encoding ATP-binding protein encodes MKRGKAEYEVPSAPAHPYEGSARAMTDAITAERATPEPLLSASVVFDNAADGGAIGSARAFTADFLAAAPAVRREPVTRDRVDLAKLVVSELVTNAVRHTSGPCRLLLELRQDALEISVFDRAAAAPVPRGHDPRRIGQHGVEIVIAVCESVTVEPEPEGKRVRARLSLVPADAEAGV; translated from the coding sequence GTGAAGAGGGGAAAGGCGGAGTACGAGGTGCCCAGCGCGCCCGCCCATCCGTACGAGGGGAGTGCCAGGGCCATGACGGACGCCATCACCGCGGAGCGTGCCACACCGGAGCCCCTGCTGTCCGCGAGTGTCGTGTTCGACAACGCCGCCGACGGCGGAGCGATCGGGTCCGCCCGCGCCTTCACCGCCGACTTCCTCGCGGCCGCGCCGGCCGTCCGGCGGGAACCGGTGACGCGGGACCGTGTCGACCTGGCGAAGCTGGTGGTCAGCGAACTGGTGACCAACGCCGTCCGGCACACGTCCGGCCCCTGCCGACTGCTCCTCGAGCTGCGCCAGGACGCCCTGGAGATCTCGGTGTTCGACCGCGCGGCGGCCGCCCCCGTACCCCGCGGACACGACCCGCGCCGCATCGGACAGCACGGCGTCGAGATCGTCATCGCGGTCTGCGAGAGCGTGACCGTGGAGCCGGAGCCGGAGGGCAAGCGGGTCCGCGCACGCCTCTCCCTCGTGCCGGCGGACGCCGAGGCGGGAGTCTGA
- a CDS encoding WhiB family transcriptional regulator — protein sequence MDDWRAAAACREVDPDLFFPVGVGPSALVQADEAKEVCRHCPVRAECLRWAMDDSRQVTGVWGGLTENERRSLRRRWRRTSDERR from the coding sequence ATGGACGACTGGCGGGCGGCGGCGGCCTGCCGCGAGGTGGACCCCGATCTGTTCTTCCCCGTGGGGGTCGGCCCCTCCGCGCTCGTCCAGGCCGACGAGGCCAAGGAGGTCTGTCGGCACTGTCCGGTGCGGGCGGAGTGCCTGCGCTGGGCCATGGACGACTCCCGTCAGGTGACGGGAGTGTGGGGCGGCCTCACCGAGAACGAGCGCCGTTCCCTCCGGCGGCGGTGGCGCCGCACGTCCGACGAGCGGCGCTGA
- a CDS encoding DUF1206 domain-containing protein — protein MTTAKAHVSGTGRAVRGEAVRAGARAGLAARGALYLLVGALAVRIGLTGTGEQADRGGAVAHIAATPFGAVLLWALGIGLAGMAAWRLSEAVLGAAGPKGDKAYRRALSAGRCVFYAGSAFLVLSFAMGERGSGEGSTDRQSRDLTARLLELPGGRWWVGAVAVGVLAAGLWIAGRAVLRKYRDHLAWGRLTTYQRRFMDVTGVAGGIGRGLVLAALGLSGVRAATAFDPSRAKGMDDAIRSFAQAPAGPWLLLTVAVGLVLFGAFSFGEAKWRAL, from the coding sequence ATGACCACAGCGAAGGCGCACGTGTCCGGGACGGGGAGAGCGGTCCGCGGCGAGGCCGTACGGGCAGGCGCCCGGGCCGGTTTGGCGGCGAGGGGCGCGCTGTACCTGCTCGTCGGAGCCCTGGCCGTACGCATCGGTCTGACGGGGACGGGCGAACAGGCCGACCGGGGAGGAGCCGTCGCGCACATCGCGGCCACTCCCTTCGGCGCCGTCCTCCTCTGGGCCCTGGGCATCGGCCTTGCGGGGATGGCGGCGTGGCGCCTGTCGGAGGCGGTCCTCGGAGCGGCCGGCCCCAAGGGGGACAAGGCGTACCGACGCGCCCTGTCCGCCGGCCGCTGCGTCTTCTACGCCGGCTCCGCCTTCCTCGTCCTCTCCTTCGCGATGGGCGAGCGGGGGAGCGGCGAGGGCTCGACCGACCGGCAGAGCCGGGACCTCACTGCCCGCCTGCTCGAACTCCCGGGCGGCCGCTGGTGGGTCGGCGCGGTCGCCGTCGGCGTGCTGGCGGCCGGGCTGTGGATCGCGGGCAGGGCGGTCCTGCGGAAGTACCGGGACCATCTGGCATGGGGGCGCCTGACGACGTACCAGCGCCGCTTCATGGACGTGACCGGCGTGGCCGGCGGCATCGGGCGCGGTCTCGTCCTCGCCGCACTCGGGCTCTCCGGCGTGCGGGCGGCGACGGCGTTCGACCCGAGCCGGGCCAAGGGCATGGACGACGCGATCCGTTCGTTCGCACAGGCCCCGGCAGGTCCCTGGTTGCTGCTCACCGTGGCCGTCGGTCTCGTGCTCTTCGGAGCCTTCTCCTTCGGCGAGGCGAAGTGGCGCGCGCTCTGA
- a CDS encoding anti-sigma regulatory factor, which produces MAQDPSLRAVGWARTLPVSSGVKTARDWTREHLVALGWDRTAPDLVDSVVLAVSELVTNAHVHAHSDAQLILTWDEKCLHVTVHDASSHVPEQRRPDDGALGGRGLLLIDALADDWQARPCPRGKDVTACFRPPSPRRPS; this is translated from the coding sequence ATGGCGCAGGATCCCTCACTGAGAGCTGTCGGATGGGCGCGGACGCTGCCCGTCAGCAGCGGCGTGAAGACGGCGCGGGACTGGACGCGTGAGCACCTGGTGGCCCTCGGCTGGGACCGTACGGCGCCGGACCTGGTGGACTCCGTCGTGCTGGCCGTCTCCGAGCTGGTCACCAACGCCCACGTCCACGCCCACAGCGACGCGCAGCTCATCCTGACGTGGGACGAGAAGTGTCTGCACGTGACCGTGCACGACGCGTCGTCCCATGTGCCCGAGCAGCGCCGCCCCGACGACGGTGCCCTGGGCGGGCGCGGCCTGCTCCTGATCGACGCCCTCGCCGACGACTGGCAGGCCCGTCCCTGCCCCCGGGGCAAGGACGTCACCGCCTGCTTCCGGCCGCCCTCGCCCCGCCGGCCTTCCTGA
- a CDS encoding RNA polymerase sigma factor SigF, with the protein MTVTTMSTTGVEVGTGALPAVPDPLAVAPKDARALSKVFFQQLTVLEEGTHEYQYARNTLIEMNMSLVRYAAGRFRHRADEMEDIVQVGMIGLIKAIDRFELSREVEFTTFAVPYIVGEIKRFFRDTSWAVHVPRRLQEARVELAKATEELSTRLGRMPTVKELAELMSLTEEEVTEARLASNGYNSSSLDAALSGEDESRDASLADYIGSEDPAMELVEDFHALAPLLDELDDRDRRIIHLRFVEELTQAQIGERLGCSQMHVSRLLSRTLNRLREGMLADSS; encoded by the coding sequence GTGACGGTCACCACGATGTCGACCACGGGCGTTGAGGTCGGGACGGGGGCACTGCCGGCGGTCCCGGACCCGCTGGCGGTCGCGCCGAAGGACGCGCGCGCCCTGTCGAAGGTCTTCTTCCAGCAGCTCACGGTGCTGGAGGAGGGGACCCACGAGTACCAGTACGCGCGCAACACCCTCATCGAGATGAACATGAGCCTGGTCCGCTACGCGGCCGGGCGGTTCCGTCACCGCGCCGACGAGATGGAGGACATCGTCCAGGTCGGCATGATCGGCCTGATCAAGGCGATCGACCGCTTCGAGCTCTCCCGGGAGGTCGAGTTCACCACGTTCGCCGTCCCCTACATCGTCGGCGAGATCAAGAGGTTCTTCCGGGACACCTCCTGGGCGGTCCACGTGCCCCGCCGCCTGCAGGAGGCCCGCGTGGAACTGGCCAAGGCGACCGAAGAACTGAGCACGCGCCTGGGCCGGATGCCGACGGTCAAGGAACTGGCCGAGCTGATGAGCCTCACGGAGGAAGAGGTCACCGAGGCGCGGCTGGCCTCCAACGGCTACAACTCCTCCTCGCTCGACGCCGCGCTGAGCGGCGAGGACGAGAGCAGGGACGCGTCTCTGGCCGACTACATCGGCAGCGAGGACCCCGCCATGGAGCTGGTGGAGGACTTCCATGCCCTCGCCCCGCTCCTCGACGAGCTCGACGACCGCGACCGGCGGATCATCCACTTGCGGTTCGTCGAAGAACTCACCCAGGCCCAGATCGGGGAACGACTGGGCTGCTCCCAGATGCACGTCTCCCGCCTGCTCTCGCGCACGCTGAACCGCCTGCGTGAGGGCATGCTCGCCGACAGCAGCTGA
- a CDS encoding DUF4246 domain-containing protein produces the protein MTGLSAFPLPFHASRSLSFATPRTLRELQMMQCSSHIRAKPGWFDKMNDADIVARWTREAVAQGLTEAQVRYVLAELAHYAALRDGRTGVEVSAVDGVWQSDTLVDDKLRSRLREAVRVLEEVPEAELDWHPGSDGQVLDLVHPSLFCLVREVSGAPERAWENPTNHYSKYEFSEKFQWLPTDVDVSDDGEVAFRSYVNNVHPEAHHELASVLPDLFAVMRPLLENVLTDLRRPRPLRIEADPYGWYDSEPVYPDRSSYSDDEAHAEACRAWEAAQDDWWENRRPVVPDAPVFTPPEIPEESARVDLRGRRLQVIVKLATIHLTPEKPEYAGGSWHVEGMLNERIVSTGIYYWDSENITESRLSFRAALDDPDYEQNDDNGLREVYGLEDEDALNQVLGSASTPAGRCLAFPNVLQHRVGSFRLAGPTRPGHRKILAFFLVDPSEKIVSTSDVPPQQPWSDTSTMTLEQAKEYREQLMQERKFFVDEHNEQLYEREFSLCEH, from the coding sequence TTGACCGGCCTGTCCGCTTTCCCGCTGCCCTTTCACGCTTCCCGTTCCCTGTCGTTCGCGACGCCCCGGACGCTGCGGGAACTTCAGATGATGCAGTGCAGCTCACACATTCGGGCGAAGCCGGGATGGTTCGACAAGATGAACGATGCCGACATCGTCGCCAGGTGGACGCGGGAAGCGGTCGCCCAGGGTCTCACCGAAGCGCAGGTTCGTTATGTGCTGGCCGAACTCGCGCATTACGCCGCGCTGCGGGACGGGCGGACCGGCGTCGAGGTGTCCGCCGTCGACGGGGTGTGGCAGTCGGACACGCTGGTCGACGACAAGCTCAGGTCCCGGCTGCGCGAGGCGGTCCGGGTTCTGGAAGAGGTTCCCGAAGCAGAACTGGACTGGCACCCCGGATCCGACGGCCAGGTACTGGATCTGGTCCATCCCTCACTGTTCTGCCTGGTGAGGGAGGTGAGCGGCGCGCCCGAGCGGGCGTGGGAGAACCCGACGAACCACTACTCGAAGTACGAGTTCTCGGAGAAGTTCCAGTGGCTGCCCACGGACGTCGACGTCAGTGACGACGGCGAGGTCGCCTTCCGTTCGTACGTCAACAACGTCCATCCCGAGGCCCATCACGAACTGGCCTCCGTCCTGCCGGACTTGTTCGCGGTCATGCGTCCGCTGCTGGAGAACGTGCTCACCGATCTGCGCCGTCCGCGGCCCCTGCGGATCGAGGCCGATCCTTACGGGTGGTACGACTCGGAGCCGGTGTATCCGGACCGGTCCTCCTACAGTGATGACGAGGCCCACGCCGAAGCCTGCCGTGCGTGGGAAGCGGCCCAGGACGACTGGTGGGAGAACCGTCGCCCGGTCGTCCCGGACGCCCCGGTCTTCACCCCGCCCGAGATTCCCGAGGAATCCGCCCGGGTCGACCTGCGCGGCCGCCGTCTCCAGGTCATCGTCAAGCTCGCCACCATTCATCTCACCCCGGAGAAGCCCGAGTACGCCGGCGGTTCCTGGCATGTCGAGGGGATGCTGAACGAGCGGATCGTCTCGACCGGCATCTACTACTGGGACAGCGAGAACATCACCGAAAGCCGGCTGAGTTTCCGGGCGGCACTCGACGACCCGGACTACGAGCAGAACGACGACAACGGTCTGCGTGAGGTCTACGGCCTGGAGGACGAAGACGCGCTGAACCAGGTGCTGGGGTCGGCATCGACCCCGGCGGGCCGCTGCCTGGCGTTCCCGAACGTCCTGCAACACCGCGTCGGCTCGTTCCGCCTGGCGGGTCCCACTCGCCCGGGGCATCGCAAGATTCTCGCGTTCTTCCTGGTCGACCCGTCGGAGAAGATCGTCTCGACCTCCGACGTGCCGCCGCAACAGCCGTGGTCCGACACCTCGACCATGACGCTCGAGCAGGCCAAGGAGTACCGCGAACAGCTCATGCAGGAACGCAAGTTCTTCGTCGACGAACACAACGAGCAGCTCTACGAGCGAGAATTCTCCCTCTGCGAGCACTGA